In Myxococcus stipitatus, the following are encoded in one genomic region:
- the drmD gene encoding DISARM system SNF2-like helicase DrmD → MPIAPTPCAGDIAQVRHRQYLVNEVIAPSDVREQHTLVRLTCLDDDAQGRPLSVLWERELAARVIRPHQGGLGPAPRFDEPRHFAAYLHALKWSSVTATDARLFQAPFRAGIHLMNHQLTPLKKALELPRVNLFIADDVGLGKTIEAGLVLQELILRQRVDRVLIVCPASVTLQWRDEMEKRFGLRFEIFNSEFVSRSRQERGFQVPVWATHSRFIVSYQTLRRSEYFEPLKTLLEEKGHHKSLLVLDEAHVVAPASASRYAIDTETTRSIRSLAERFEHRLFLSATPHNGHSNSFSALLEMLDPQRFTRGTRVRESQLAPVMVRRLKGDLRALGSSQRYPERHVVGVRLMHDSGCWHAEWLAPDGKTVEQRVDLGEASAPELELSQKLARYTELMAPGTKQGRLVFINLQKRLLSSIEAFHRTLSIHAAAFGAGALASDGGALTGDTAPESEEHGETDDALELSFAETILENSQHLSASVQARKLLDDMLALSARYRAARDAKLRALLHWIREHQCPLTRGAAWKPRRVILFTEYGDTLRYLKEQLTAAFEGTQRGDERILTLTGGIDDVKRAQVQAAFNGSMEEFPVRVLLATDAAREGINLQGHCADLFHIDVPWNPSRMEQRNGRIDRALQPASTVRCGYFVYGQRAEDAVLDTLARKVETITRELGSLGCVLMDQMHDALASGIAKSTLERVSRAATSTRTEVTKRELESQRTLQSLRKELDAIGELRERSGKVMDFNPVLLRDALDVGFELAGAGRLEREVITEEGRTLEAWKVPALPASWNTTLDSIRPRREHDEATWELRKRPLSPVVFEAPPGVSSKLVHLHLSHPLVQRVLQRFLAQGFSANDLSRVTVVQTQRDAVARVIVFGRLSLFGEGAARLHDEVVSVSSRWLDGGGRGHLKPFADEADRKVIDQLETTLAEAPALSAIPKAVQKRLLASAESDFSKLWPAIEEQASVREQGARKKLAARGTSEANALRQILLTQQEAIREALGAQLELSLDAQVERDQWRRDKVHLEQRLAALGRELVEQPESLKSTYAVRVARLVPVGMVYLWPGAR, encoded by the coding sequence GTGCCCATCGCTCCCACGCCGTGCGCGGGTGATATCGCGCAGGTCAGACATCGTCAGTATCTGGTCAATGAGGTCATCGCTCCTTCGGATGTTCGGGAGCAACACACCCTCGTTCGTCTCACGTGTCTCGATGATGATGCACAGGGGCGGCCCCTGTCTGTCCTATGGGAGCGTGAGCTCGCCGCTCGGGTCATTCGACCCCATCAGGGTGGACTGGGACCTGCTCCTCGCTTCGACGAGCCGCGTCACTTCGCCGCGTATCTGCACGCGCTCAAGTGGAGCTCCGTCACCGCCACCGACGCCCGGCTCTTCCAGGCCCCGTTCCGCGCGGGCATCCACTTGATGAATCACCAGCTCACGCCTCTCAAGAAGGCGCTCGAGCTGCCTCGGGTGAATCTCTTCATCGCCGATGACGTGGGTCTCGGAAAGACCATCGAGGCTGGGCTGGTGTTGCAGGAGCTCATCCTCCGCCAGCGCGTGGACCGCGTCCTCATCGTCTGTCCGGCCTCGGTGACGCTCCAGTGGCGCGATGAGATGGAGAAGCGCTTCGGTCTGCGCTTCGAAATCTTCAACAGCGAGTTCGTCTCCCGCAGTCGTCAAGAGCGCGGCTTCCAGGTCCCCGTCTGGGCCACGCACTCACGCTTCATCGTGTCGTACCAGACGTTGCGGCGCAGCGAGTACTTCGAGCCGCTGAAGACACTCCTGGAGGAGAAGGGGCACCACAAGTCCTTGTTGGTGCTCGACGAAGCACATGTTGTCGCGCCCGCCTCGGCAAGCCGGTACGCCATCGACACGGAGACCACTCGCAGCATCCGCTCCCTGGCGGAGCGCTTCGAGCACCGACTCTTCCTCTCCGCGACGCCCCACAACGGCCACTCCAACAGCTTCTCCGCGCTGTTGGAGATGTTGGACCCACAGCGCTTCACGCGGGGCACCCGCGTTCGCGAATCACAGCTGGCTCCCGTCATGGTGCGCCGGCTCAAGGGCGACCTTCGCGCCCTGGGCAGTTCACAGCGCTACCCCGAGCGACACGTGGTGGGCGTGCGGCTGATGCATGACTCGGGATGCTGGCACGCCGAGTGGCTCGCCCCGGACGGAAAGACCGTCGAGCAGCGTGTCGACCTGGGCGAAGCCTCCGCTCCGGAGCTGGAACTGTCCCAGAAGCTCGCGCGCTACACGGAGCTCATGGCGCCCGGAACGAAGCAGGGGCGCCTGGTCTTCATCAACCTCCAGAAGCGCCTCCTCTCCAGCATCGAGGCGTTCCACCGGACCCTCTCCATCCACGCGGCGGCCTTCGGTGCGGGGGCGCTGGCTTCAGACGGCGGAGCGCTCACCGGCGACACGGCTCCTGAGTCCGAGGAACACGGCGAGACGGACGACGCACTCGAGCTGTCGTTCGCTGAGACCATCCTCGAGAACAGTCAGCATCTGTCCGCCAGCGTCCAGGCGCGCAAGCTCCTGGATGACATGCTCGCGCTGAGCGCCCGGTACCGCGCCGCCCGGGACGCGAAGCTGCGGGCCCTGCTCCACTGGATTCGTGAGCACCAATGCCCGCTCACCCGAGGCGCCGCGTGGAAGCCCCGCCGGGTCATCCTTTTCACCGAGTACGGCGATACGCTCCGCTACCTCAAGGAGCAGCTCACCGCCGCCTTCGAGGGGACCCAACGGGGGGATGAGCGCATCCTCACGCTGACGGGCGGCATTGATGACGTGAAGCGCGCGCAGGTGCAGGCCGCCTTCAACGGCTCGATGGAGGAGTTCCCCGTGCGGGTCCTCCTCGCGACCGACGCCGCGCGCGAAGGCATCAATCTGCAAGGCCACTGCGCGGACCTCTTCCACATCGACGTTCCGTGGAATCCCTCACGCATGGAGCAGCGCAACGGTCGCATCGACCGTGCCTTGCAACCCGCGTCCACCGTGCGCTGCGGCTACTTCGTCTACGGCCAGCGCGCCGAGGATGCGGTGCTCGATACCCTCGCGCGCAAGGTGGAGACCATCACGCGCGAGTTGGGCAGCCTGGGCTGCGTGCTGATGGACCAGATGCACGATGCCCTCGCTTCGGGCATCGCGAAGAGCACGCTGGAGCGCGTATCCCGCGCCGCGACCTCGACCCGCACGGAGGTGACGAAGCGGGAACTGGAGTCCCAGCGCACGCTCCAATCCCTGCGCAAGGAGCTGGATGCGATTGGAGAGCTCCGCGAGCGCAGCGGCAAGGTGATGGACTTCAATCCCGTCCTGCTGCGCGATGCGCTGGACGTGGGGTTCGAGCTGGCCGGAGCGGGCCGTTTGGAGCGGGAGGTCATCACGGAAGAGGGCCGGACGCTGGAGGCCTGGAAGGTCCCCGCACTTCCTGCTTCGTGGAACACGACCCTGGACTCCATTCGCCCGCGTCGGGAGCACGACGAGGCAACGTGGGAGTTGCGCAAGCGCCCCCTGTCTCCCGTCGTCTTCGAGGCACCTCCGGGTGTTTCCAGCAAGCTCGTCCACCTGCACCTGTCCCATCCGCTCGTCCAGCGGGTGCTCCAGCGGTTCCTGGCGCAGGGGTTCTCCGCGAATGACCTGAGCCGTGTCACGGTGGTCCAGACCCAACGCGACGCAGTGGCACGCGTCATCGTCTTCGGCCGGTTGTCTCTCTTTGGCGAGGGCGCCGCGCGGCTCCATGACGAGGTGGTCTCTGTTTCATCAAGGTGGCTGGACGGCGGCGGCCGCGGGCACCTGAAGCCCTTCGCGGATGAGGCGGACCGCAAGGTCATCGACCAGTTGGAGACCACGCTGGCGGAAGCGCCCGCGCTCTCCGCGATACCGAAGGCCGTCCAGAAACGGCTGCTGGCCAGTGCCGAGTCCGACTTCTCGAAGCTCTGGCCCGCCATCGAGGAACAGGCCTCGGTGCGAGAGCAGGGGGCGCGCAAGAAGCTGGCGGCGCGAGGGACGTCCGAAGCCAATGCGCTGAGGCAGATTCTCCTGACGCAGCAAGAGGCCATCCGGGAGGCCCTGGGCGCGCAGCTCGAGCTCTCGCTCGATGCGCAGGTGGAGCGGGACCAATGGAGGAGGGACAAGGTGCACCTTGAACAGCGATTGGCAGCGCTCGGAAGGGAACTCGTCGAACAACCTGAATCCTTGAAGAGCACCTACGCCGTGCGGGTCGCCCGCTTGGTGCCCGTGGGTATGGTCTATCTGTGGCCGGGGGCTCGCTGA
- a CDS encoding polysaccharide deacetylase family protein, which translates to MLNYAWRDYGVRVGIWRLMEVMQKYGVKGTVALNSDATQHYPRIIEAGTQLGWEWMGHGKTNSMLLPQHSPEEERQHIFSVVETITRSTGKAPRGWLGPALSESLHTLDYLAEAGIQYVADWVNDEQPYPMRVKTGQMLSVPYALELNDFGAFLVHGQSAEGFARTIIDQFDTLYEDGAKTGRVMAIALHPFLIGHPHRSKYFAQALAHITSRKEVWMTTGGEIADWYNKTVLNR; encoded by the coding sequence GTGCTGAATTATGCTTGGCGGGATTACGGCGTCCGCGTGGGCATCTGGCGCCTGATGGAGGTGATGCAGAAGTACGGCGTGAAGGGCACCGTGGCGCTCAACTCGGACGCAACCCAGCATTACCCTCGCATCATCGAGGCGGGAACCCAGCTGGGCTGGGAATGGATGGGCCACGGAAAAACCAACTCCATGCTGCTCCCGCAGCACTCACCCGAGGAGGAGCGCCAGCACATCTTCTCCGTGGTGGAGACCATCACGAGGAGCACCGGCAAGGCGCCTCGGGGTTGGCTCGGGCCCGCGCTCAGCGAGTCGCTCCACACGCTGGATTACCTGGCCGAGGCGGGCATCCAGTACGTCGCGGACTGGGTGAACGACGAGCAGCCCTACCCCATGCGAGTGAAGACGGGCCAGATGCTGTCGGTACCGTACGCGCTCGAACTCAACGACTTCGGCGCCTTCCTTGTGCATGGGCAGAGCGCAGAAGGCTTCGCGAGGACCATCATCGACCAGTTTGACACCCTCTACGAGGACGGCGCGAAGACGGGCCGCGTGATGGCCATCGCCCTGCATCCGTTCCTGATTGGGCATCCGCACCGCAGCAAGTACTTCGCCCAGGCGCTCGCCCACATCACGTCGCGCAAGGAGGTGTGGATGACCACCGGTGGAGAGATTGCGGACTGGTACAACAAGACCGTCCTCAATCGCTGA
- a CDS encoding LysR substrate-binding domain-containing protein — protein MREWRFSGQHGDERVPVSGRLMSNNGAMLRTAILKGLGIGLMPWFIVGEDVKAGHLVPLLTEYEPLEVGIYAVYPQNRQPAAKVRSFVDFLATRFQQEPSWEPRGPPKRR, from the coding sequence GTGCGGGAATGGCGCTTCAGCGGACAGCATGGCGACGAGCGCGTGCCCGTATCCGGCCGCTTGATGTCCAACAACGGCGCCATGCTGCGGACAGCGATACTGAAGGGCCTGGGCATCGGGCTCATGCCCTGGTTCATCGTGGGTGAGGATGTGAAAGCGGGGCACTTGGTCCCCCTGCTCACGGAATATGAGCCTCTTGAGGTGGGGATCTACGCGGTCTATCCGCAGAACCGACAGCCAGCCGCCAAGGTGCGCAGCTTCGTGGATTTCCTGGCCACTCGCTTTCAACAAGAACCATCCTGGGAGCCCCGCGGCCCCCCCAAACGGCGCTGA
- a CDS encoding IS3 family transposase produces the protein MAAGRRRSPLGWRRRAAAREGAQAAGRRREAGEGARARAAPQGEGAGRDGRAAGARKKTSGDGLGPAAPGRRGRLRGREEREVTLAHVGEALEKGVRLEVVCERLGVAPRTIQRWRKPATAEDRRCGPRTRPANRLSEVERRRILTVANSEEFRDASPKQIVPRLADRGEYLASEASFYRVLRQEGQLAHRGRAKAPTPRPRAEHSATGPNQVWSWDITYLKGPVKGAFLYLYLVVDVFSRRITGFEVHEEESSEHAAALIRRCWQQAGCPEGLVLHSDNGGPMKGATLLATLQWLGVTPSFSRPRVSDDNAFSEALFRTLKYRPSFPQRPFASVEDARSWVTRFVAWYNTEHRHSAIRFVTPDDRHFGRELALLARRQQVYQRAKSRHPERWSRDTRNWTPVGPVRLGPSPNLTPLPQEVRSVG, from the coding sequence GTGGCAGCAGGTCGCCGCAGGAGCCCTCTCGGGTGGCGCCGCAGAGCCGCTGCCCGCGAAGGAGCGCAAGCGGCTGGCCGCCGCCGAGAAGCGGGTGAAGGAGCTCGAGCGCGAGCTGCACCGCAAGGAGAAGGCGCTGGCCGAGACGGCCGCGCTGCTGGTGCTCGAAAAAAAACTTCAGGCGATGGGCTGGGACCAGCGGCACCTGGAAGACGAGGACGACTCCGGGGACGAGAAGAGCGAGAAGTGACGCTCGCCCACGTCGGCGAAGCCCTGGAAAAGGGCGTGCGCCTGGAGGTCGTCTGCGAGCGGCTCGGGGTGGCCCCGCGCACCATTCAACGCTGGAGGAAGCCCGCCACGGCCGAGGACCGGCGGTGCGGTCCACGTACCCGGCCCGCCAACCGGTTGTCTGAGGTGGAGCGGCGCCGCATCCTGACGGTGGCTAACAGCGAGGAGTTCCGCGACGCCTCGCCCAAGCAGATTGTCCCCCGGCTGGCAGACCGGGGCGAGTACCTGGCCAGCGAGGCGAGCTTCTACCGCGTGCTGCGCCAGGAGGGGCAGTTGGCCCACCGGGGCCGTGCCAAGGCCCCCACGCCCAGGCCTCGGGCCGAGCACTCGGCTACCGGGCCCAATCAGGTATGGAGCTGGGACATCACCTACCTGAAGGGCCCGGTGAAGGGGGCCTTCCTCTACCTGTACCTGGTGGTGGACGTATTCAGTCGGCGCATCACGGGCTTCGAAGTCCACGAGGAGGAGTCGTCCGAGCATGCCGCGGCGCTCATCCGCCGCTGCTGGCAGCAGGCCGGCTGCCCCGAGGGGCTGGTGCTGCACTCGGACAACGGCGGACCCATGAAGGGCGCCACGTTGCTGGCCACCCTGCAGTGGCTCGGCGTCACGCCCTCCTTCAGCCGGCCCCGCGTCTCAGACGACAACGCCTTTTCCGAGGCCCTCTTCCGCACGCTGAAGTACCGCCCCAGCTTCCCGCAGCGCCCCTTCGCGTCCGTCGAGGATGCGCGCTCGTGGGTGACGCGCTTCGTGGCCTGGTACAACACCGAGCATCGGCACTCCGCCATCCGATTCGTCACCCCTGATGACAGGCACTTCGGCCGCGAACTGGCGCTGCTCGCCCGGCGCCAGCAGGTGTACCAGCGCGCCAAATCCCGTCATCCCGAACGCTGGAGCCGCGACACGCGTAACTGGACGCCGGTGGGCCCAGTCCGCCTTGGGCCCTCTCCCAACCTCACCCCGCTTCCGCAGGAGGTGCGGTCCGTCGGCTGA
- a CDS encoding TetR/AcrR family transcriptional regulator: MSAAIQVLEERGYEGMTLDEVAARAHASKATLYRRWRNKAELVKAALDSLDAEHNAAIPDTGELRSDLIAVMHSLRAKATQPYIAMINDLITASRRAPVLAKLLEEHVKDDELSPFHEVLHRAVKRGVLPREVDTELVHDVAEALVLRQMHIGAPFNARFIHRVVDGALLPLLGHSKRGK; this comes from the coding sequence TTGTCCGCCGCGATCCAGGTACTGGAGGAGCGGGGATATGAGGGCATGACCTTGGATGAGGTGGCGGCCCGGGCCCATGCCAGCAAGGCCACGCTGTATCGCCGCTGGCGCAATAAAGCGGAATTGGTCAAGGCGGCCCTCGACTCGCTGGACGCGGAGCACAACGCGGCCATTCCAGACACCGGCGAGCTGCGGTCGGATCTGATTGCGGTGATGCACTCCCTCCGGGCCAAGGCGACCCAGCCCTATATCGCGATGATCAACGACCTCATCACCGCCTCACGCCGAGCCCCGGTGCTGGCCAAGCTCCTGGAAGAGCACGTGAAGGATGACGAGCTGTCTCCATTCCATGAGGTGCTCCACCGAGCGGTGAAGCGCGGGGTGCTGCCCCGCGAGGTGGATACGGAGCTGGTGCACGACGTGGCGGAGGCGCTGGTGCTGCGTCAAATGCACATAGGCGCACCCTTCAACGCCAGGTTCATCCACCGGGTGGTGGACGGCGCGCTATTGCCATTGCTGGGCCATTCAAAGAGAGGCAAGTGA
- a CDS encoding FAD-dependent monooxygenase, which translates to MPKVPVLIVGAGPTGLTLGCELARRGVACRVVDKSPELFIGSRAKGLQPRTLEVLEDMGVLDAIWAQGSPFPPFRLYSGTKLLWERSLEEMLGTAAIPPSTRTPYTRPWLIPQWRTDRILAEHFMELGGRLDLATELTGFTQDERGVQATLTHQGNSEEVRAEYLIGADGGRSFVRKTLGVSFEGETHTTERTLIGDIKATGLEGPGCHMLTHSGDVTSRFSLWSLPGTDYFQFVATVAADDVPPLTVESIQELLEQRTGRTDVRLSELRWSSLYKINVRMVARFRVGRVFLAGDAAHVHSSAGGQGLNTGIQDAYNLGWKLAAVLRGAPPSLLDSYESERLPVAARVLGLTSSLHQQNFRPPTAPAPAIHQLDITYRDSVLAVDERSAPGELRAGDRAPDARLPNGSRLFDAFRGTHFTLLSFRHVDMKVDERVRVLSVEALDGYDVPQGHFVLIRPDGYVGAITPSEITIGDSLRQMM; encoded by the coding sequence ATGCCCAAGGTTCCTGTCCTCATCGTGGGTGCGGGGCCCACGGGCTTGACGTTGGGGTGTGAATTGGCTCGGCGAGGAGTGGCTTGCCGGGTGGTGGATAAATCGCCGGAGCTCTTCATTGGCTCCAGGGCCAAGGGTTTGCAACCCCGCACGCTGGAGGTCCTGGAGGACATGGGCGTACTGGACGCGATATGGGCCCAGGGCTCTCCATTCCCACCTTTTCGTCTGTATTCAGGGACGAAGCTGCTGTGGGAGCGCAGCCTGGAAGAAATGCTGGGGACGGCGGCCATTCCTCCGTCCACACGAACGCCCTATACGCGCCCATGGCTCATTCCGCAGTGGAGAACGGACCGGATCCTCGCCGAGCATTTCATGGAGCTGGGCGGACGTCTGGACCTGGCCACGGAGCTCACGGGCTTCACGCAGGACGAGCGCGGAGTCCAGGCCACCCTCACGCATCAAGGGAACTCCGAAGAAGTGCGGGCGGAATACCTCATTGGCGCGGATGGTGGCCGCAGCTTCGTGCGCAAGACCCTGGGCGTGAGCTTCGAGGGGGAAACTCATACGACGGAGCGAACGCTGATTGGAGACATCAAGGCCACGGGGCTGGAGGGACCCGGTTGCCACATGCTCACGCACTCGGGGGACGTCACGAGCCGATTCTCGCTCTGGTCCCTGCCGGGCACGGATTACTTCCAATTCGTCGCCACGGTGGCCGCGGATGACGTGCCGCCATTGACGGTGGAGTCCATCCAGGAGTTGCTGGAGCAGCGCACGGGGCGCACGGATGTTCGCCTGTCGGAGTTGCGCTGGAGCTCGCTCTACAAGATCAATGTGCGCATGGTGGCGAGATTCCGCGTGGGCAGGGTCTTCCTCGCGGGAGACGCGGCGCACGTGCATTCCTCCGCGGGAGGGCAGGGGCTGAATACCGGCATTCAGGACGCCTACAATCTGGGATGGAAATTGGCGGCGGTATTACGCGGCGCTCCGCCCTCGCTGCTGGACAGCTATGAATCCGAGCGCCTGCCAGTGGCGGCTCGAGTCCTCGGACTGACCTCGAGCCTCCACCAGCAAAACTTCCGCCCGCCCACCGCACCCGCGCCGGCCATCCACCAGCTGGATATCACTTACCGAGACAGTGTATTGGCCGTGGATGAGCGCTCCGCGCCCGGCGAATTGCGGGCGGGAGACAGGGCCCCGGATGCGCGACTTCCGAATGGGAGCCGGCTGTTTGATGCCTTTCGCGGGACGCACTTCACCCTGCTGTCCTTCCGCCACGTGGACATGAAGGTAGATGAACGGGTTCGCGTGTTGTCAGTGGAGGCTTTGGACGGCTATGACGTGCCTCAAGGGCACTTCGTGCTGATTCGGCCGGATGGATACGTGGGAGCCATCACTCCATCCGAGATTACGATTGGCGACTCCTTGCGCCAAATGATGTGA
- a CDS encoding SDR family oxidoreductase produces MRKLEGKTAIVTGASRGIGRVIAQRLARDGAKVAVVYAGQRDKAQEVVQAITAEGGLALALQADVSSAGDVKRMFDEVERGLGVPHIVIANAGTLVVKPMAEAAEEDYEKAFAVNGRGSFLTFSEAARRVPDGGRIIGFTTNLTLLSRPGVALYAASKAVVEQLVKGLARELGARKVTVNAVSPGPTDTEMLMPSRRASAVESTPLGRLGEPRDIADVVAFLVSEEARWITGQIVGVNGGII; encoded by the coding sequence ATGAGGAAGCTGGAAGGGAAGACGGCCATCGTAACGGGGGCCTCTCGAGGGATTGGACGCGTCATTGCCCAGCGGCTCGCGAGGGATGGCGCCAAGGTGGCGGTGGTGTACGCGGGGCAGCGAGACAAGGCTCAGGAGGTTGTCCAGGCCATCACGGCCGAAGGTGGTCTAGCGCTGGCCTTGCAAGCGGACGTCTCTTCCGCCGGTGACGTCAAGCGGATGTTCGACGAGGTGGAGCGCGGATTGGGTGTGCCTCATATCGTCATCGCGAACGCGGGGACGCTGGTGGTCAAGCCCATGGCCGAGGCCGCGGAAGAGGACTACGAAAAGGCCTTCGCGGTGAATGGGCGAGGCTCGTTCCTCACCTTCTCCGAGGCCGCGCGCCGTGTCCCTGACGGTGGCCGCATCATCGGCTTCACCACCAATCTCACCCTCCTGTCGCGTCCGGGCGTAGCCCTCTATGCGGCCAGCAAGGCGGTGGTGGAGCAGTTGGTGAAAGGACTGGCTCGAGAATTGGGGGCTCGGAAGGTGACGGTGAACGCCGTGTCCCCGGGGCCCACGGATACGGAGATGCTCATGCCCTCCCGCCGAGCGAGCGCCGTCGAGAGCACCCCGCTGGGACGCCTGGGCGAGCCCAGGGACATCGCGGATGTGGTCGCGTTCCTTGTATCGGAGGAGGCGCGGTGGATCACCGGTCAGATCGTGGGGGTCAACGGCGGCATCATCTGA
- a CDS encoding LysR family transcriptional regulator, whose protein sequence is MDRFTQMAVFAKVVSSGSFSAAARHFQLTPAAVSKQIQVLEEWAGARLLERTTRRLSLTEAGASFHKRCARILEEVEEARSETSALHVSPRGQLRVSAPLTFGIQHLSPILSDYLAAYPEVTVDVSLNDRRVDLLEEGFDVAVRIGQLEDSSLISRRLTRNRFVVCASPAYLKRHGTPGRASELSQHSCVIYPPVSGKMSPRRRCRADDALGARAGRKQCRTRMHSKRRW, encoded by the coding sequence ATGGACCGCTTCACCCAGATGGCGGTGTTCGCCAAGGTCGTTTCCAGCGGGAGCTTCTCCGCGGCGGCTCGGCACTTCCAGCTCACCCCAGCCGCGGTGAGCAAGCAAATCCAGGTGCTGGAGGAGTGGGCGGGGGCTCGGCTCCTGGAGCGCACCACGCGGCGGCTCAGCCTCACGGAGGCAGGGGCCTCTTTCCACAAGCGCTGCGCTCGCATTCTCGAGGAGGTCGAGGAGGCTCGCAGCGAGACGAGCGCGCTCCATGTCTCGCCTCGGGGGCAATTGCGCGTGAGCGCCCCGCTGACCTTTGGCATTCAGCACCTGTCCCCCATCCTCTCCGATTACCTGGCGGCTTACCCCGAGGTCACCGTGGACGTGTCACTCAATGATCGACGGGTTGATTTGCTCGAGGAGGGCTTCGATGTCGCGGTGCGCATCGGTCAGTTGGAGGACTCCAGCTTGATCTCCCGGAGGCTGACTCGAAATCGCTTCGTGGTGTGCGCATCGCCCGCTTATCTCAAACGCCACGGGACGCCTGGGCGGGCCTCCGAGCTCTCCCAGCACTCCTGCGTCATCTACCCCCCTGTGTCAGGGAAGATGTCGCCTCGGCGGAGATGCCGAGCTGACGACGCCTTGGGGGCGAGAGCAGGCAGGAAGCAGTGCCGTACACGGATGCATTCAAAACGCAGATGGTGA